In a genomic window of Streptomyces sp. SJL17-4:
- a CDS encoding RNA polymerase-binding protein RbpA: MSERALRGTRLVVTSYETDRGIDLAPRQAVEYACEKGHRFEMPFSVEAEIPPEWECKVCGIQALLVDGDGPEEKKGKPARTHWDMLMERRTREELEEVLAERLAVLRSGAMNIAVHPRDSRKSA; the protein is encoded by the coding sequence ATGAGTGAGCGAGCTCTTCGCGGCACGCGCCTCGTGGTGACGAGCTACGAGACCGACCGCGGCATCGATCTGGCCCCGCGCCAGGCCGTGGAGTACGCATGCGAGAAGGGCCATCGTTTTGAGATGCCCTTCTCGGTGGAAGCGGAAATTCCGCCGGAGTGGGAGTGCAAGGTCTGCGGAATCCAGGCACTCCTGGTGGATGGGGACGGACCTGAGGAGAAGAAGGGCAAGCCTGCGCGTACGCACTGGGACATGCTCATGGAGCGACGCACCCGCGAGGAGCTGGAGGAGGTCCTCGCCGAAAGGCTGGCCGTCCTGCGTTCCGGCGCCATGAACATCGCCGTGCATCCGCGAGACAGCCGCAAGTCCGCCTAG
- a CDS encoding polyprenol monophosphomannose synthase: MNDGGQRRYGPLGKALVIIPTYNEAENIKPIVARVREAVPEAHVLVADDNSPDGTGKFADEIASEDDHVHVLHRKGKEGLGAAYLAGFRWGIEHGYGVLVEMDADGSHQPEELPRLLTALKGADLVLGSRWVPGGRIVNWPKSREFISRGGSLYSRVMLDVPIRDVTGGYRAFRKETLEGLGLEDVASAGYCFQVDLARRAVAAGFHVVEVPITFVEREIGDSKMSRNIVVEALWRVTGWGLSARAEKVGRMLGRKAS; the protein is encoded by the coding sequence GTGAACGACGGTGGCCAGAGGCGTTACGGCCCGCTCGGCAAGGCCTTGGTGATCATTCCGACCTACAACGAGGCGGAGAACATCAAGCCGATCGTCGCGCGGGTGCGGGAAGCCGTACCCGAGGCGCACGTCCTCGTCGCCGACGACAACAGCCCTGACGGCACGGGCAAGTTCGCGGACGAGATCGCGTCCGAGGACGACCATGTGCACGTCCTGCACCGCAAGGGCAAGGAGGGGCTCGGCGCCGCCTACCTCGCCGGCTTCCGGTGGGGCATCGAGCACGGGTACGGCGTCCTCGTCGAGATGGACGCCGACGGCTCCCACCAGCCGGAGGAGCTCCCGCGGCTGCTGACCGCCCTCAAGGGCGCGGACCTCGTCCTCGGCTCCCGCTGGGTGCCGGGCGGCCGCATCGTGAACTGGCCGAAGTCCCGGGAGTTCATCTCCCGCGGCGGCAGCCTCTACTCGCGCGTGATGCTGGACGTACCGATCCGCGACGTCACCGGCGGCTACCGGGCCTTCCGCAAGGAGACCCTGGAGGGCCTGGGCCTGGAGGACGTGGCCTCGGCCGGCTACTGCTTCCAGGTCGACCTGGCCCGTCGCGCGGTCGCCGCCGGCTTCCATGTCGTCGAGGTCCCGATCACCTTCGTGGAGCGCGAGATCGGCGACTCGAAGATGAGCCGGAACATCGTCGTCGAGGCGCTCTGGCGGGTCACCGGCTGGGGCCTGTCGGCGCGGGCGGAGAAGGTCGGCAGGATGCTCGGCCGCAAGGCCTCCTGA
- a CDS encoding glycerophosphodiester phosphodiesterase family protein → MTRVRHPYLDHPTPLPFAHRGGTANGLENTAAAFRRAAAAGYRYFETDVHTTSDGALVAFHDATLDRVTDASGRIGDLPWAAVREARVAGKEPLPLFADLLDEFPEARWNVDLKAESALSPLVNLIRKKRAWDRVCVGSFTEARVARAQQMAGARLATSFGVRGVIGLRLRSLGIPAAIRAGAIAAQVPERQGGVPVVDRRFVREAHARGLQVHVWTVNDPARMNALLDLGVDGIMTDQLETLRSVLTERGVWV, encoded by the coding sequence GTGACTCGCGTACGCCACCCCTACCTCGACCATCCCACGCCCCTCCCGTTCGCCCACCGCGGCGGCACGGCGAACGGCCTGGAGAACACCGCGGCCGCCTTCCGTCGGGCCGCCGCCGCGGGCTACCGCTACTTCGAGACCGATGTGCACACGACGTCGGACGGGGCCCTCGTCGCCTTCCACGACGCGACCCTGGACCGGGTCACGGACGCCTCGGGCCGGATCGGCGACCTGCCGTGGGCGGCGGTGCGGGAGGCCCGGGTGGCGGGCAAGGAGCCGCTGCCGCTCTTCGCCGACCTCCTGGACGAGTTCCCGGAGGCCCGCTGGAACGTGGACCTCAAGGCCGAGTCGGCGCTGTCTCCGCTGGTGAACCTGATCCGCAAGAAGCGCGCCTGGGACCGGGTCTGCGTGGGCTCGTTCACCGAGGCCCGGGTCGCACGGGCCCAGCAGATGGCCGGCGCCAGGCTGGCCACCTCGTTCGGGGTGCGCGGGGTGATCGGGCTGCGGCTGCGCTCGCTCGGCATCCCGGCCGCGATACGGGCCGGGGCGATCGCCGCACAGGTCCCCGAGCGGCAGGGCGGCGTCCCGGTGGTGGACCGCCGCTTCGTCCGGGAGGCGCACGCGCGCGGGCTCCAGGTCCATGTGTGGACGGTGAACGATCCGGCCCGGATGAATGCTCTCCTCGACCTCGGGGTCGATGGCATCATGACCGATCAACTGGAGACGCTGCGCTCGGTGCTGACCGAGCGGGGTGTGTGGGTCTGA
- a CDS encoding MFS transporter, which translates to MTAGTTEPEEYASDPAARKREQRGWYFYDFACSVYSTSVLTVFLGPYLTSVARAAADAEGYVHPLGIPVRAGSLFAYAVSASIVVAVLLMPLVGAIADRTGRKKPLLAAAAYVGATATAGMFFLAGDRYLLGTFLLIVANASISVSMVLYNAYLPQIAEPDERDAVSSRGWAFGYTSGALVLVLNLILYSGHDSFGLTEGEAVRICLASAGVWWGAFTVIPLRRLRDRQIGPEARHGTGGGTVGSGWRQLRATLKDMRRHPLTLSFLLAYLVYNDGVQTVISQASVFGSEELGLDQTTLITAVLLVQVLAVAGALGMGRLARSYGAKRTILGSLAVWTLILVAGYLLPADAPVFFFCLAAAIGLVLGGSQALSRSLFSHLVPRGKEAEYFSAYEMSDRGLSWLGPLVFGLAYQLTGSYRDAIISLVIFFVVGFALLARVPVRRAVEAAGNPIPDRI; encoded by the coding sequence TTGACCGCTGGAACCACCGAACCGGAGGAGTACGCCTCCGATCCCGCCGCCCGCAAGCGGGAACAGCGGGGCTGGTACTTCTACGACTTCGCCTGCTCGGTGTACTCGACGAGCGTGCTCACCGTGTTCCTCGGCCCGTACCTGACCTCGGTGGCACGGGCGGCGGCCGACGCGGAGGGCTATGTGCACCCGCTCGGGATACCCGTGCGGGCCGGCTCGCTCTTCGCGTACGCCGTGTCCGCCTCGATCGTGGTCGCGGTCCTGCTGATGCCGCTGGTCGGCGCGATCGCGGACCGTACGGGCCGGAAGAAGCCGCTGCTCGCGGCCGCGGCCTACGTGGGCGCGACGGCCACGGCGGGGATGTTCTTCCTGGCGGGCGACCGGTATCTGCTGGGCACGTTCCTGCTGATCGTGGCGAACGCCTCGATCTCGGTCTCGATGGTGCTCTACAACGCCTACCTGCCGCAGATCGCGGAGCCGGACGAGCGGGACGCGGTCTCCTCGCGCGGCTGGGCCTTCGGCTACACGTCGGGCGCGCTCGTCCTCGTACTGAATCTGATCCTCTACTCGGGCCACGACTCCTTCGGCCTCACCGAGGGCGAGGCGGTCCGGATCTGTCTGGCCTCGGCCGGTGTCTGGTGGGGCGCCTTCACCGTCATTCCGCTGCGGCGGCTGCGGGACCGGCAGATCGGCCCGGAGGCGCGGCACGGGACCGGCGGGGGCACGGTCGGCAGCGGCTGGCGGCAGCTGCGGGCGACTCTCAAGGACATGCGCCGGCACCCGCTGACGCTCTCGTTCCTGCTCGCCTACCTGGTCTACAACGACGGCGTGCAGACGGTGATCTCCCAGGCCTCGGTGTTCGGCTCGGAGGAACTGGGCCTCGACCAGACCACGCTCATCACGGCGGTCCTGCTGGTCCAGGTGCTCGCGGTGGCGGGCGCGCTCGGCATGGGGCGACTCGCCCGGTCGTACGGCGCCAAGCGGACGATTCTGGGCTCGCTCGCGGTCTGGACGCTGATCCTGGTGGCGGGCTACCTCCTGCCGGCCGACGCACCCGTGTTCTTCTTCTGTCTGGCGGCCGCGATCGGCCTGGTACTGGGCGGGAGCCAGGCTCTGTCGCGCTCGCTGTTCTCGCATCTGGTGCCGCGCGGCAAGGAGGCGGAGTACTTCTCGGCGTACGAGATGAGCGATCGGGGGCTCAGCTGGCTGGGTCCGCTCGTGTTCGGTCTCGCGTATCAGCTGACCGGGAGCTACCGGGATGCCATCATCTCCCTGGTGATCTTCTTCGTGGTCGGCTTCGCCCTGCTCGCCCGGGTCCCGGTGCGGCGCGCGGTGGAGGCCGCCGGGAACCCGATACCCGACCGTATTTAG
- the fxsA gene encoding FxsA family membrane protein, producing the protein MTTGATPSLAPKRSRARTFLPLAVAAWLVLEIWLLTVVADAAGGLTVFALLVGGIVLGAAVVKRAGRRAFRNLTSTFQQAQAAAQSGTMPAAPERTGAEDRNGFLMLGGLLLMIPGLVSDVLGLLLMIPPVRSLLGRYADRAAERRMAAAPPGSLQDAFQQARIHRPDGKVVQGEVIREDAAQGPRRADEPRPPLTP; encoded by the coding sequence ATGACGACCGGCGCAACGCCTTCTCTCGCCCCCAAGCGCTCACGCGCGCGTACCTTCCTTCCTCTCGCTGTCGCCGCCTGGCTGGTCCTCGAGATCTGGCTGCTCACGGTGGTGGCGGACGCGGCGGGCGGACTGACCGTCTTCGCCCTGCTCGTCGGCGGCATCGTGCTCGGTGCCGCCGTCGTCAAGCGGGCGGGCCGCCGTGCCTTCCGCAACCTCACCTCGACCTTCCAGCAGGCCCAGGCCGCCGCGCAGTCGGGCACCATGCCCGCGGCGCCCGAGCGGACCGGCGCGGAGGACCGCAACGGCTTCCTGATGCTGGGCGGTCTGCTCCTGATGATCCCCGGCCTGGTCTCCGACGTCCTCGGCCTGCTCCTGATGATCCCACCGGTCCGCTCGCTCCTCGGGCGGTACGCGGACAGGGCCGCCGAGCGCCGGATGGCCGCCGCGCCTCCCGGCAGCCTCCAGGACGCCTTTCAGCAGGCTCGTATCCACCGCCCGGACGGCAAGGTCGTCCAGGGTGAGGTCATCCGCGAGGACGCCGCTCAGGGCCCGCGTCGGGCCGACGAGCCCCGCCCGCCCCTGACGCCTTGA